One genomic segment of Pongo pygmaeus isolate AG05252 chromosome 19, NHGRI_mPonPyg2-v2.0_pri, whole genome shotgun sequence includes these proteins:
- the PER1 gene encoding period circadian protein homolog 1 isoform X2: MSGPLEGADGGGDPRPGESFCPGGVPSPGPPQHRPCPGPSLADDTDANSNGSSGNESNGHESRGASQRSSHSSSSGNGKDSALLETTESSKSTNSQSPSPPSSSIAYSLLSASSEQDNPSTSGCSSEQSARARTQKELMTALRELKLRLPPEHRGKGRSGTLATLQYALACVKQVQANQEYYQQWSLEESEPCSMDMSTYTLEELEHITSEYTLRNQDTFSVAVSFLTGRIVYISEQAAVLLRCKRDVFRGTRFSELLAPQDVGVFYGSTAPSRLPTWGTGASAGSGLRDFTQEKSIFCRIRGGPDRDPGPRYQPFRLTPYVTKIRVSDGAPAQPCCLLIAERIHSGYEAPRIPPDKRIFTTRHTPSCLFQDVDERAAPLLGYLPQDLLGAPVLLFLHPEDRPLMLAIHKKILQLAGQPFDHSPIRFCARNGEYVTMDTSWAGFVHPWSRKVAFVLGRHKVRTAPLNEDVFTPPAPSPAPSLDTDIQELSEQIHRLLLQPVHSPSPTGLCGVGPMTSPGPLHSPGSSSDSNGGDAEGPGPPAPVTFQQICKDVHLVKHQGQQLFIESRARPQPRPRLPATGTFKAKALPCQSPDPELEMGSAPIQAPLALAPEEAEKKEASSCSYQQINCLDSILRYLESCNLPSTTKRKCASSSSYTTSSASDDDRQRTGPVSVGTKKDIIMMEDLPGLAPGPAPSPAPSPTVAPDPAPDAYRPVGLTKAVLSLHTQKEEQAFLSRFRDLGRLRGLDSSSTAPSALGERGCHHGPAPPSRRHHCRSKAKRSRHHQNPRAEAPCYVSHPSPVPPSTPWPTPPATTPFPAVVQPYPLPVFSPRGGPQPLPPAPTSVPPAAFPAPLVTPMVALVLPNYLFPTPSSYPYGALQTPAEGPPTPASHSPSPSLPALPPSPPHCPDSPLFNSRCSSPLQLNLLQLEELPRAEGAAVAGGPGSSAGPPPPSEEAAEPEARLVEVTESSNQDALSGSSDLLELLLQEDSRSGTGSAASGSLGSGLGSGSGSGSHEGGSTSASITRSSQSSHTSKYFGSIDSSEAEAGAGAARGGAEPGDQVIKYVLQDPIWLLMANADQRVMMTYQVPSRDMTSVLKQDRERLRAMQKQQPRFSEDQRRELGAVHSWVRKGQLPRALDVMACVDCGSSTQEPGHPDDPLFSELDGLGLEPMEEGGGEQGSSGGGSGEGEGCEEAQGGAKASSSQDLTMEEDEGRSSSSPALPTAGNCTS; the protein is encoded by the exons ATGAGTGGCCCCCTAGAAGGGGCTGATGGGGGAGGGGACCCCAGGCCTGGGGAATCATTTTGTCCTGGGGGCGTCCCATCCCCTGGGCCCCCACAGCACCGGCCTTGCCCAGGCCCCAGCCTGGCCGATGACACCGATGCCAACAGCAATGGTTCAAGCGGCAATGAGTCCAATGGGCATGAGTCTAGAGGTGCATCTCAGCGGAGCTCACACAGCTCCTCCTCAGGCAACGGCAAGGACTCAGCCCTGCTGGAGACCACTGAGAGCAGCAAGAG CACAAACTCTCAGAGCCCATCCCCACCCAGCAGTTCCATTGCCTACAGCCTTCTGAGTGCCAGCTCAGAGCAGGACAACCCGTCCACCAGTGGCTGCAG CAGTGAACAGTCAGCCCGGGCAAGGACCCAGAAGGAACTCATGACAGCACTTCGAGAGCTCAAGCTTCGACTGCCGCCAGAGCACCGGGGCAAGGGCCGCTCTGGGACCCTGGCCACGCTGCAGTACGCACTGGCCTGTGTCAAGCAGGTGCAGG CCAACCAGGAATACTACCAGCAGTGGAGCCTGGAGGAGAGCGAGCCTTGCTCCATGGACATGTCCACCTATACCCTGGAGGAGCTGGAGCACATCACGTCTGAGTACACGCTTCGGAACCAG GATACCTTCTCAGTGGCTGTCTCCTTCCTGACGGGCCGAATCGTCTACATTTCGGAGCAGGCAGCTGTCCTGCTGCGTTGCAAGCGGGACGTGTTCCGGGGTACCCGCTTCTCTGAGCTCCTGGCTCCCCAGGATGTGGGAGTCTTCTATGGTTCCACTGCTCCATCTCGCTTGCCCACCTGGGGCACAGGGGCCTCAGCAG gtTCAGGCCTCAGGGACTTTACCCAAGAGAAGTCCATCTTCTGCCGTATCAG AGGAGGTCCTGACCGGGATCCAGGGCCTCGGTACCAGCCATTCCGCCTAACCCCGTATGTGACCAAGATCCGGGTCTCAGATGGGGCCCCTGCACAGCCGTGCTGCCTGCTGATTGCAGAGCGCATCCATTCGGGTTATGAAG CTCCCCGGATACCCCCTGACAAGAGGATTTTCACTACGCGGCACACACCTAGCTGCCTCTTCCAGGATGTGGATGAAAG GGCTGCCCCCCTGCTGGGCTACCTGCCCCAGGACCTCCTGGGGGCCCCAGTGCTCCTGTTCCTGCATCCTGAGGACCGACCCCTCATGCTGGCTATCCACAAGAAGA TCCTGCAGTTGGCGGGCCAGCCCTTTGACCACTCCCCTATCCGCTTCTGTGCCCGCAACGGGGAGTATGTCACCATGGACACCAGCTGGGCTGGCTTTGTGCACCCCTGGAGCCGCAAGGTAGCCTTCGTGTTGGGCCGCCACAAAGTACGCAC GGCCCCCCTGAATGAGGACGTGTTCACTCCCCCGGCCCCCAGCCCAGCTCCGTCCCTGGACACTGATATCCAGGAGCTGTCAGAGCAGATCCACCGGCTGCTGCTGCAG CCGGTgcacagccccagccccacagGACTATGTGGAGTCGGCCCCATGACATCCCCAGGCCCTCTCCACAGCCCTGGGTCCTCCAGTGATAGCAACGGGGGTGATGCAGAGGGGCCTGGGCCTCCTGCGCCA GTGACTTTCCAGCAGATCTGTAAGGATGTGCATCTGGTGAAGCACCAAGGCCAGCAGCTTTTTATTGAGTCTCGGGCCCGGCCTCAGCCCCGGCCCCGCCTCCCTG CTACAGGCACGTTCAAGGCCAAGGCCCTTCCCTGCCAATCCCCAGACCCAGAGCTGGAGATGGGTTCTGCTCCCATCCAGGCCCCACTAGCCTTGGCCCCTGAGGAGGCCGAGAAGAAAGAAGCCTCCAGCTGCTCCTACCAACAGATCAACTGCCTGGACAGCATCCTCAG GTACCTGGAGAGCTGCAACCTCCCGAGCACCACTAAGCGTAAATGTGCCTCCTCATCCTCCTATaccacctcctcagcctctgaCGACGACAGGCAGAGGACAGGTCCAGTCTCTGTGGGGACCAAGAAAG ACATCATCATGATGGAGGACCTGCCTGGCCtagccccaggcccagcccccagcccagcccccagccccacagTAGCCCCTGACCCAGCCCCAGATGCCTACCGTCCAGTGGGGCTGACCAAGGCCGTGCTGTCCCTGCACACACAGAAGGAGGAGCAAGCCTTCCTCAGCCGCTTCCGAGACCTGGGCAGGCTGCGTGGACTCGACAGCTCTTCCACAGCTCCCTCAGCCCTTGGCGAGCGAG GCTGCCACCACGGCCCCGCACCCCCAAGCCGCCGACACCACTGCCGATCCAAAGCCAAGCGCTCACGCCACCACCAGAACCCTCGGGCTGAAGCGCCCTGCTATGTCTCACACCCCTCACCCGTGCCACCCTCCACCCCCTGGCCCACCCCACCAGCCACTACCCCCTTCCCAGCGGTTGTCCAGCCCTACCCTCTGCCAGTGTTCTCTCCTCGAGGAGGCCCCCAGCCTCTTCCCCCTGCTCCCACATCTGTGCCCCCGGCTGCTTTCCCCGCCCCTTTGGTGACCCCAATGGTGGCCTTGGTGCTCCCTAACTATCTGTTCCCAACCCCATCCAGCTATCCTTATGGGGCACTCCAGACCCCTGCTGAAGGGCCTCCCACTCCTGCCTCGCACTCCCCTTCTCCATCCTTGCCCGCCCTCCCCCCCAGCCCTCCTCACTGCCCGGACTCTCCGCTGTTCAACTCGAGATGCAGCTCTCCACTCCAGCTCAATCTGCTGCAGCTCGAGGAGCTCCCCCGTGCTGAGGGGGCTGCTGTCGCAGGGGGCCCTGGGAGCAGTGCTGGGCCCCCACCTCCCAGTGAGGAGGCTGCTGAGCCAGAGGCCAGACTG GTGGAGGTCACTGAGTCCTCCAATCAGGACGCACTTTCCGGCTCCAGTGACCTGCTGGAACTTCTGCTGCAAGAGGACTCACGCTCCGGCACAGGCTCCGCAGCCTCGGGCTCCTTGGGCTCTGGCTTGGGCTCTGGGTCTGGTTCAGGCTCCCATGAGGGGGGCAGCACCTCAGCCAGCATCACTC GCAGCAGCCAGAGCAGCCACACAAGCAAATACTTTGGCAGCATCGACTcttctgaggctgaggctggggctggggctgctcgGGGCGGGGCTGAGCCCGGGGACCAGGTGATTAAGTACGTGCTCCAGGATCCCATTTGGCTGCTCATGGCTAATGCTGACCAGCGCGTCATGATGACCTACCAGGTGCCCTCCAG GGACATGACCTCTGTGCTGAAGCAGGATCGGGAGCGGCTCCGAGCCATGCAGAAGCAGCAGCCTCGGTTTTCTGAGGACCAGCGGCGGGAACTGGGCGCTGTGCACTCCTGGGTCCGGAAGGGCCAACTGCCTCGGGCTCTTGATGTGATG GCCTGTGTGGACTGTGGGAGCAGCACCCAAGAGCCTGGTCACCCCGATGACCCACTCTTCTCAGAGCTGGATGGACTGGGGCTGGAGCCCATGGAAGAGGGTGGAGGCGAGCAGGGCAGCAGCGGTGGCGGCAGTGGTGAGGGTGAGGGCTGCGAGGAGGCCCAAGGCGGGGCCAAGGCTTCAAGCTCTCAGGACTTGACCATGGAGGAGGACGAAGGCAGGAGCTCATCCAGTCCGGCCTTACCTACAGCAGGAAACTGCACCAGCTAG
- the PER1 gene encoding period circadian protein homolog 1 isoform X1, whose protein sequence is MSGPLEGADGGGDPRPGESFCPGGVPSPGPPQHRPCPGPSLADDTDANSNGSSGNESNGHESRGASQRSSHSSSSGNGKDSALLETTESSKSTNSQSPSPPSSSIAYSLLSASSEQDNPSTSGCSSEQSARARTQKELMTALRELKLRLPPEHRGKGRSGTLATLQYALACVKQVQANQEYYQQWSLEESEPCSMDMSTYTLEELEHITSEYTLRNQDTFSVAVSFLTGRIVYISEQAAVLLRCKRDVFRGTRFSELLAPQDVGVFYGSTAPSRLPTWGTGASAGSGLRDFTQEKSIFCRIRGGPDRDPGPRYQPFRLTPYVTKIRVSDGAPAQPCCLLIAERIHSGYEAPRIPPDKRIFTTRHTPSCLFQDVDERAAPLLGYLPQDLLGAPVLLFLHPEDRPLMLAIHKKILQLAGQPFDHSPIRFCARNGEYVTMDTSWAGFVHPWSRKVAFVLGRHKVRTAPLNEDVFTPPAPSPAPSLDTDIQELSEQIHRLLLQPVHSPSPTGLCGVGPMTSPGPLHSPGSSSDSNGGDAEGPGPPAPVTFQQICKDVHLVKHQGQQLFIESRARPQPRPRLPATGTFKAKALPCQSPDPELEMGSAPIQAPLALAPEEAEKKEASSCSYQQINCLDSILRYLESCNLPSTTKRKCASSSSYTTSSASDDDRQRTGPVSVGTKKDPPSAVLSGEGATPRKEPVVGGTLSPLALANKAESVVSVTSQCSFSSTIVHVGDKKPPESDIIMMEDLPGLAPGPAPSPAPSPTVAPDPAPDAYRPVGLTKAVLSLHTQKEEQAFLSRFRDLGRLRGLDSSSTAPSALGERGCHHGPAPPSRRHHCRSKAKRSRHHQNPRAEAPCYVSHPSPVPPSTPWPTPPATTPFPAVVQPYPLPVFSPRGGPQPLPPAPTSVPPAAFPAPLVTPMVALVLPNYLFPTPSSYPYGALQTPAEGPPTPASHSPSPSLPALPPSPPHCPDSPLFNSRCSSPLQLNLLQLEELPRAEGAAVAGGPGSSAGPPPPSEEAAEPEARLVEVTESSNQDALSGSSDLLELLLQEDSRSGTGSAASGSLGSGLGSGSGSGSHEGGSTSASITRSSQSSHTSKYFGSIDSSEAEAGAGAARGGAEPGDQVIKYVLQDPIWLLMANADQRVMMTYQVPSRDMTSVLKQDRERLRAMQKQQPRFSEDQRRELGAVHSWVRKGQLPRALDVMACVDCGSSTQEPGHPDDPLFSELDGLGLEPMEEGGGEQGSSGGGSGEGEGCEEAQGGAKASSSQDLTMEEDEGRSSSSPALPTAGNCTS, encoded by the exons ATGAGTGGCCCCCTAGAAGGGGCTGATGGGGGAGGGGACCCCAGGCCTGGGGAATCATTTTGTCCTGGGGGCGTCCCATCCCCTGGGCCCCCACAGCACCGGCCTTGCCCAGGCCCCAGCCTGGCCGATGACACCGATGCCAACAGCAATGGTTCAAGCGGCAATGAGTCCAATGGGCATGAGTCTAGAGGTGCATCTCAGCGGAGCTCACACAGCTCCTCCTCAGGCAACGGCAAGGACTCAGCCCTGCTGGAGACCACTGAGAGCAGCAAGAG CACAAACTCTCAGAGCCCATCCCCACCCAGCAGTTCCATTGCCTACAGCCTTCTGAGTGCCAGCTCAGAGCAGGACAACCCGTCCACCAGTGGCTGCAG CAGTGAACAGTCAGCCCGGGCAAGGACCCAGAAGGAACTCATGACAGCACTTCGAGAGCTCAAGCTTCGACTGCCGCCAGAGCACCGGGGCAAGGGCCGCTCTGGGACCCTGGCCACGCTGCAGTACGCACTGGCCTGTGTCAAGCAGGTGCAGG CCAACCAGGAATACTACCAGCAGTGGAGCCTGGAGGAGAGCGAGCCTTGCTCCATGGACATGTCCACCTATACCCTGGAGGAGCTGGAGCACATCACGTCTGAGTACACGCTTCGGAACCAG GATACCTTCTCAGTGGCTGTCTCCTTCCTGACGGGCCGAATCGTCTACATTTCGGAGCAGGCAGCTGTCCTGCTGCGTTGCAAGCGGGACGTGTTCCGGGGTACCCGCTTCTCTGAGCTCCTGGCTCCCCAGGATGTGGGAGTCTTCTATGGTTCCACTGCTCCATCTCGCTTGCCCACCTGGGGCACAGGGGCCTCAGCAG gtTCAGGCCTCAGGGACTTTACCCAAGAGAAGTCCATCTTCTGCCGTATCAG AGGAGGTCCTGACCGGGATCCAGGGCCTCGGTACCAGCCATTCCGCCTAACCCCGTATGTGACCAAGATCCGGGTCTCAGATGGGGCCCCTGCACAGCCGTGCTGCCTGCTGATTGCAGAGCGCATCCATTCGGGTTATGAAG CTCCCCGGATACCCCCTGACAAGAGGATTTTCACTACGCGGCACACACCTAGCTGCCTCTTCCAGGATGTGGATGAAAG GGCTGCCCCCCTGCTGGGCTACCTGCCCCAGGACCTCCTGGGGGCCCCAGTGCTCCTGTTCCTGCATCCTGAGGACCGACCCCTCATGCTGGCTATCCACAAGAAGA TCCTGCAGTTGGCGGGCCAGCCCTTTGACCACTCCCCTATCCGCTTCTGTGCCCGCAACGGGGAGTATGTCACCATGGACACCAGCTGGGCTGGCTTTGTGCACCCCTGGAGCCGCAAGGTAGCCTTCGTGTTGGGCCGCCACAAAGTACGCAC GGCCCCCCTGAATGAGGACGTGTTCACTCCCCCGGCCCCCAGCCCAGCTCCGTCCCTGGACACTGATATCCAGGAGCTGTCAGAGCAGATCCACCGGCTGCTGCTGCAG CCGGTgcacagccccagccccacagGACTATGTGGAGTCGGCCCCATGACATCCCCAGGCCCTCTCCACAGCCCTGGGTCCTCCAGTGATAGCAACGGGGGTGATGCAGAGGGGCCTGGGCCTCCTGCGCCA GTGACTTTCCAGCAGATCTGTAAGGATGTGCATCTGGTGAAGCACCAAGGCCAGCAGCTTTTTATTGAGTCTCGGGCCCGGCCTCAGCCCCGGCCCCGCCTCCCTG CTACAGGCACGTTCAAGGCCAAGGCCCTTCCCTGCCAATCCCCAGACCCAGAGCTGGAGATGGGTTCTGCTCCCATCCAGGCCCCACTAGCCTTGGCCCCTGAGGAGGCCGAGAAGAAAGAAGCCTCCAGCTGCTCCTACCAACAGATCAACTGCCTGGACAGCATCCTCAG GTACCTGGAGAGCTGCAACCTCCCGAGCACCACTAAGCGTAAATGTGCCTCCTCATCCTCCTATaccacctcctcagcctctgaCGACGACAGGCAGAGGACAGGTCCAGTCTCTGTGGGGACCAAGAAAG ATCCGCCGTCAGCAGTGCTGTCTGGGGAGGGGGCCACCCCACGGAAGGAGCCAGTGGTGGGAGGCACCCTGAGCCCGCTCGCCCTGGCCAATAAGGCGGAGAGCGTGGTGTCCGTCACCAGTCAGTGTAGCTTCAGCTCCACCATCGTCCATGTGGGAGACAAGAAGCCCCCGGAGTCGG ACATCATCATGATGGAGGACCTGCCTGGCCtagccccaggcccagcccccagcccagcccccagccccacagTAGCCCCTGACCCAGCCCCAGATGCCTACCGTCCAGTGGGGCTGACCAAGGCCGTGCTGTCCCTGCACACACAGAAGGAGGAGCAAGCCTTCCTCAGCCGCTTCCGAGACCTGGGCAGGCTGCGTGGACTCGACAGCTCTTCCACAGCTCCCTCAGCCCTTGGCGAGCGAG GCTGCCACCACGGCCCCGCACCCCCAAGCCGCCGACACCACTGCCGATCCAAAGCCAAGCGCTCACGCCACCACCAGAACCCTCGGGCTGAAGCGCCCTGCTATGTCTCACACCCCTCACCCGTGCCACCCTCCACCCCCTGGCCCACCCCACCAGCCACTACCCCCTTCCCAGCGGTTGTCCAGCCCTACCCTCTGCCAGTGTTCTCTCCTCGAGGAGGCCCCCAGCCTCTTCCCCCTGCTCCCACATCTGTGCCCCCGGCTGCTTTCCCCGCCCCTTTGGTGACCCCAATGGTGGCCTTGGTGCTCCCTAACTATCTGTTCCCAACCCCATCCAGCTATCCTTATGGGGCACTCCAGACCCCTGCTGAAGGGCCTCCCACTCCTGCCTCGCACTCCCCTTCTCCATCCTTGCCCGCCCTCCCCCCCAGCCCTCCTCACTGCCCGGACTCTCCGCTGTTCAACTCGAGATGCAGCTCTCCACTCCAGCTCAATCTGCTGCAGCTCGAGGAGCTCCCCCGTGCTGAGGGGGCTGCTGTCGCAGGGGGCCCTGGGAGCAGTGCTGGGCCCCCACCTCCCAGTGAGGAGGCTGCTGAGCCAGAGGCCAGACTG GTGGAGGTCACTGAGTCCTCCAATCAGGACGCACTTTCCGGCTCCAGTGACCTGCTGGAACTTCTGCTGCAAGAGGACTCACGCTCCGGCACAGGCTCCGCAGCCTCGGGCTCCTTGGGCTCTGGCTTGGGCTCTGGGTCTGGTTCAGGCTCCCATGAGGGGGGCAGCACCTCAGCCAGCATCACTC GCAGCAGCCAGAGCAGCCACACAAGCAAATACTTTGGCAGCATCGACTcttctgaggctgaggctggggctggggctgctcgGGGCGGGGCTGAGCCCGGGGACCAGGTGATTAAGTACGTGCTCCAGGATCCCATTTGGCTGCTCATGGCTAATGCTGACCAGCGCGTCATGATGACCTACCAGGTGCCCTCCAG GGACATGACCTCTGTGCTGAAGCAGGATCGGGAGCGGCTCCGAGCCATGCAGAAGCAGCAGCCTCGGTTTTCTGAGGACCAGCGGCGGGAACTGGGCGCTGTGCACTCCTGGGTCCGGAAGGGCCAACTGCCTCGGGCTCTTGATGTGATG GCCTGTGTGGACTGTGGGAGCAGCACCCAAGAGCCTGGTCACCCCGATGACCCACTCTTCTCAGAGCTGGATGGACTGGGGCTGGAGCCCATGGAAGAGGGTGGAGGCGAGCAGGGCAGCAGCGGTGGCGGCAGTGGTGAGGGTGAGGGCTGCGAGGAGGCCCAAGGCGGGGCCAAGGCTTCAAGCTCTCAGGACTTGACCATGGAGGAGGACGAAGGCAGGAGCTCATCCAGTCCGGCCTTACCTACAGCAGGAAACTGCACCAGCTAG
- the PER1 gene encoding period circadian protein homolog 1 isoform X3: protein MSGPLEGADGGGDPRPGESFCPGGVPSPGPPQHRPCPGPSLADDTDANSNGSSGNESNGHESRGASQRSSHSSSSGNGKDSALLETTESSKSTNSQSPSPPSSSIAYSLLSASSEQDNPSTSGCSSEQSARARTQKELMTALRELKLRLPPEHRGKGRSGTLATLQYALACVKQVQANQEYYQQWSLEESEPCSMDMSTYTLEELEHITSEYTLRNQDTFSVAVSFLTGRIVYISEQAAVLLRCKRDVFRGTRFSELLAPQDVGVFYGSTAPSRLPTWGTGASAGSGLRDFTQEKSIFCRIRGGPDRDPGPRYQPFRLTPYVTKIRVSDGAPAQPCCLLIAERIHSGYEAPRIPPDKRIFTTRHTPSCLFQDVDERAAPLLGYLPQDLLGAPVLLFLHPEDRPLMLAIHKKILQLAGQPFDHSPIRFCARNGEYVTMDTSWAGFVHPWSRKVAFVLGRHKVRTAPLNEDVFTPPAPSPAPSLDTDIQELSEQIHRLLLQPVHSPSPTGLCGVGPMTSPGPLHSPGSSSDSNGGDAEGPGPPAPVTFQQICKDVHLVKHQGQQLFIESRARPQPRPRLPATGTFKAKALPCQSPDPELEMGSAPIQAPLALAPEEAEKKEASSCSYQQINCLDSILRYLESCNLPSTTKRKCASSSSYTTSSASDDDRQRTGPVSVGTKKDPPSAVLSGEGATPRKEPVVGGTLSPLALANKAESVVSVTSQCSFSSTIVHVGDKKPPESDIIMMEDLPGLAPGPAPSPAPSPTVAPDPAPDAYRPVGLTKAVLSLHTQKEEQAFLSRFRDLGRLRGLDSSSTAPSALGERGCHHGPAPPSRRHHCRSKAKRSRHHQNPRAEAPCYVSHPSPVPPSTPWPTPPATTPFPAVVQPYPLPVFSPRGGPQPLPPAPTSVPPAAFPAPLVTPMVALVLPNYLFPTPSSYPYGALQTPAEGPPTPASHSPSPSLPALPPSPPHCPDSPLFNSRCSSPLQLNLLQLEELPRAEGAAVAGGPGSSAGPPPPSEEAAEPEARLVVRTSQ from the exons ATGAGTGGCCCCCTAGAAGGGGCTGATGGGGGAGGGGACCCCAGGCCTGGGGAATCATTTTGTCCTGGGGGCGTCCCATCCCCTGGGCCCCCACAGCACCGGCCTTGCCCAGGCCCCAGCCTGGCCGATGACACCGATGCCAACAGCAATGGTTCAAGCGGCAATGAGTCCAATGGGCATGAGTCTAGAGGTGCATCTCAGCGGAGCTCACACAGCTCCTCCTCAGGCAACGGCAAGGACTCAGCCCTGCTGGAGACCACTGAGAGCAGCAAGAG CACAAACTCTCAGAGCCCATCCCCACCCAGCAGTTCCATTGCCTACAGCCTTCTGAGTGCCAGCTCAGAGCAGGACAACCCGTCCACCAGTGGCTGCAG CAGTGAACAGTCAGCCCGGGCAAGGACCCAGAAGGAACTCATGACAGCACTTCGAGAGCTCAAGCTTCGACTGCCGCCAGAGCACCGGGGCAAGGGCCGCTCTGGGACCCTGGCCACGCTGCAGTACGCACTGGCCTGTGTCAAGCAGGTGCAGG CCAACCAGGAATACTACCAGCAGTGGAGCCTGGAGGAGAGCGAGCCTTGCTCCATGGACATGTCCACCTATACCCTGGAGGAGCTGGAGCACATCACGTCTGAGTACACGCTTCGGAACCAG GATACCTTCTCAGTGGCTGTCTCCTTCCTGACGGGCCGAATCGTCTACATTTCGGAGCAGGCAGCTGTCCTGCTGCGTTGCAAGCGGGACGTGTTCCGGGGTACCCGCTTCTCTGAGCTCCTGGCTCCCCAGGATGTGGGAGTCTTCTATGGTTCCACTGCTCCATCTCGCTTGCCCACCTGGGGCACAGGGGCCTCAGCAG gtTCAGGCCTCAGGGACTTTACCCAAGAGAAGTCCATCTTCTGCCGTATCAG AGGAGGTCCTGACCGGGATCCAGGGCCTCGGTACCAGCCATTCCGCCTAACCCCGTATGTGACCAAGATCCGGGTCTCAGATGGGGCCCCTGCACAGCCGTGCTGCCTGCTGATTGCAGAGCGCATCCATTCGGGTTATGAAG CTCCCCGGATACCCCCTGACAAGAGGATTTTCACTACGCGGCACACACCTAGCTGCCTCTTCCAGGATGTGGATGAAAG GGCTGCCCCCCTGCTGGGCTACCTGCCCCAGGACCTCCTGGGGGCCCCAGTGCTCCTGTTCCTGCATCCTGAGGACCGACCCCTCATGCTGGCTATCCACAAGAAGA TCCTGCAGTTGGCGGGCCAGCCCTTTGACCACTCCCCTATCCGCTTCTGTGCCCGCAACGGGGAGTATGTCACCATGGACACCAGCTGGGCTGGCTTTGTGCACCCCTGGAGCCGCAAGGTAGCCTTCGTGTTGGGCCGCCACAAAGTACGCAC GGCCCCCCTGAATGAGGACGTGTTCACTCCCCCGGCCCCCAGCCCAGCTCCGTCCCTGGACACTGATATCCAGGAGCTGTCAGAGCAGATCCACCGGCTGCTGCTGCAG CCGGTgcacagccccagccccacagGACTATGTGGAGTCGGCCCCATGACATCCCCAGGCCCTCTCCACAGCCCTGGGTCCTCCAGTGATAGCAACGGGGGTGATGCAGAGGGGCCTGGGCCTCCTGCGCCA GTGACTTTCCAGCAGATCTGTAAGGATGTGCATCTGGTGAAGCACCAAGGCCAGCAGCTTTTTATTGAGTCTCGGGCCCGGCCTCAGCCCCGGCCCCGCCTCCCTG CTACAGGCACGTTCAAGGCCAAGGCCCTTCCCTGCCAATCCCCAGACCCAGAGCTGGAGATGGGTTCTGCTCCCATCCAGGCCCCACTAGCCTTGGCCCCTGAGGAGGCCGAGAAGAAAGAAGCCTCCAGCTGCTCCTACCAACAGATCAACTGCCTGGACAGCATCCTCAG GTACCTGGAGAGCTGCAACCTCCCGAGCACCACTAAGCGTAAATGTGCCTCCTCATCCTCCTATaccacctcctcagcctctgaCGACGACAGGCAGAGGACAGGTCCAGTCTCTGTGGGGACCAAGAAAG ATCCGCCGTCAGCAGTGCTGTCTGGGGAGGGGGCCACCCCACGGAAGGAGCCAGTGGTGGGAGGCACCCTGAGCCCGCTCGCCCTGGCCAATAAGGCGGAGAGCGTGGTGTCCGTCACCAGTCAGTGTAGCTTCAGCTCCACCATCGTCCATGTGGGAGACAAGAAGCCCCCGGAGTCGG ACATCATCATGATGGAGGACCTGCCTGGCCtagccccaggcccagcccccagcccagcccccagccccacagTAGCCCCTGACCCAGCCCCAGATGCCTACCGTCCAGTGGGGCTGACCAAGGCCGTGCTGTCCCTGCACACACAGAAGGAGGAGCAAGCCTTCCTCAGCCGCTTCCGAGACCTGGGCAGGCTGCGTGGACTCGACAGCTCTTCCACAGCTCCCTCAGCCCTTGGCGAGCGAG GCTGCCACCACGGCCCCGCACCCCCAAGCCGCCGACACCACTGCCGATCCAAAGCCAAGCGCTCACGCCACCACCAGAACCCTCGGGCTGAAGCGCCCTGCTATGTCTCACACCCCTCACCCGTGCCACCCTCCACCCCCTGGCCCACCCCACCAGCCACTACCCCCTTCCCAGCGGTTGTCCAGCCCTACCCTCTGCCAGTGTTCTCTCCTCGAGGAGGCCCCCAGCCTCTTCCCCCTGCTCCCACATCTGTGCCCCCGGCTGCTTTCCCCGCCCCTTTGGTGACCCCAATGGTGGCCTTGGTGCTCCCTAACTATCTGTTCCCAACCCCATCCAGCTATCCTTATGGGGCACTCCAGACCCCTGCTGAAGGGCCTCCCACTCCTGCCTCGCACTCCCCTTCTCCATCCTTGCCCGCCCTCCCCCCCAGCCCTCCTCACTGCCCGGACTCTCCGCTGTTCAACTCGAGATGCAGCTCTCCACTCCAGCTCAATCTGCTGCAGCTCGAGGAGCTCCCCCGTGCTGAGGGGGCTGCTGTCGCAGGGGGCCCTGGGAGCAGTGCTGGGCCCCCACCTCCCAGTGAGGAGGCTGCTGAGCCAGAGGCCAGACTG GTGGTGAGGACATCTCAATAA
- the VAMP2 gene encoding vesicle-associated membrane protein 2, with protein sequence MSATAATAPPAAPAGEGGPPAPPPNLTSNRRLQQTQAQVDEVVDIMRVNVDKVLERDQKLSELDDRADALQAGASQFETSAAKLKRKYWWKNLKMMIILGVICAIILIIIIVYFST encoded by the exons AT GTCTGCTACCGCTGCCACGGCCCCCCCTGCCGCCCCGGCTGGGGAGGGTGGTCCCCCTGCACCCCCTCCAAACCTCACCAGTAACAGGAGACTGCAGCAGACCCAGGCCCAGGTGGATGAG GTGGTGGACATCATGAGGGTGAACGTGGACAAGGTCCTGGAGCGGGACCAGAAGCTGTCGGAGCTGGACGACCGTGCAGATGCACTCCAGGCGGGGGCCTCCCAGTTTGAAACAAGTGCAGCCAAGCTCAAGCGCAAATACTGGTGGAAAAACCTCAAG ATGATGATCATCTTGGGAGTGATTTGcgccatcatcctcatcatcatcatag TTTACTTCAGCACTTAA